One genomic segment of Prosthecobacter fusiformis includes these proteins:
- the polA gene encoding DNA polymerase I, whose protein sequence is MSKRLFLLDGMALLYRAHFAFIKNPIRTSDGLNTSALYGFTNTLLDIIKSWQPTHLAVVLDTSAPTPRHEIFPEYKAQREEMPEDLVTAIPQIHRLCAAMNIPLLTRDGYEADDIIGILAKRSEGKDFETFMVTPDKDFGQLVSESVKIYKPGRQGSDVEILGVAEVCARWGIERPEQVVDILSLMGDAVDNIPGIPGFGEKTATSLIQQFGSLENLIANAAQLKGKQKEKVEQNKDKAILSKQLATIMHDAPLEVELDGLAVRPHDDELLKGLFTEFEFNALGKRMFGDEFKAGRGRQLAKDAAPPTETAAAMPGDLFSMEETTQQTAHNMRSIADTEHAYHLIRTPEERRNFIVELQAQPQFCFDLETTSLDPRDTQIVGIAFSWKDGEGWFVLFPRDKAEAAAVLEEFRGVFTNTSPAPESLSAPWDGGDTVLPAGAAEGIEKIGHNLKFDLSVMLAHGLEVVGPFFDTMLAHSLIEPDQRHGMDYLAESMLGYTPVPITALIGTEKNDLFSQSTMADVAEADPQKITDYAAEDADVTWQLAAKLRPLLPKHGAERVFYDIECPLLPVLTKMENTGVAIDVQALREFGLELEKRANEMHRRIQEVAGGPFNLNSPKQLGEVLFERLKLTDKPKKTSTGQYQTNEQVLQSLAGLHPIIADILEYREVTKLKNTYVDTLPGTVSKVTGRVHTTFHQLMAATGRMASSNPNLQNIPIRSDSGKEIRKAFVPGQEGWVLLSADYSQVELRVMAALSEDAAMIEAFQNGHDIHQATAARVYGVTLEGTLPEMRRTAKMVNFGIIYGISAFGLSQRLGIPRGEAATIIENYFKQFPGIHRYMEQIVQDAKRYGYVETITGRRRVIRDIASGNASIRGGAERMAMNTPIQGTAADMIKLAMINVDKALTNAGLKTKMLLQVHDELLFEVPVDEVEQAKELILREMQNALTLGDVPVGVEAGTGLNWLQAH, encoded by the coding sequence ATGTCGAAACGTCTCTTTCTGCTTGATGGCATGGCCCTGCTTTACCGGGCGCACTTTGCATTTATCAAAAACCCGATCCGCACCAGCGACGGGTTGAATACGTCCGCCTTGTACGGGTTCACCAATACGCTGCTGGACATCATCAAGAGCTGGCAGCCGACGCATCTGGCGGTGGTGCTGGATACTTCCGCGCCGACACCGCGGCATGAAATCTTCCCGGAGTACAAGGCGCAGCGGGAGGAAATGCCGGAGGACCTGGTGACGGCGATCCCGCAGATCCACCGGTTATGCGCGGCGATGAACATCCCGCTGCTGACCCGCGATGGGTATGAGGCGGATGACATCATCGGCATCCTGGCGAAGCGGTCTGAAGGCAAAGATTTCGAGACCTTCATGGTGACGCCGGACAAGGACTTCGGCCAGTTGGTGTCGGAATCGGTGAAGATTTATAAACCAGGCCGTCAGGGCAGTGATGTGGAAATCCTGGGCGTGGCGGAAGTGTGCGCCCGGTGGGGCATCGAGCGGCCAGAGCAGGTGGTGGACATCCTCTCCCTGATGGGAGATGCGGTGGACAACATTCCGGGCATCCCCGGCTTTGGTGAAAAGACGGCCACGAGCCTGATCCAGCAGTTTGGCAGCCTGGAAAATCTCATCGCCAATGCAGCGCAGTTAAAGGGCAAGCAAAAGGAGAAAGTGGAGCAGAACAAGGACAAGGCGATTCTTTCCAAACAACTGGCCACCATCATGCACGATGCGCCCCTGGAGGTGGAGCTGGACGGGCTGGCGGTGCGCCCGCATGACGATGAACTGCTGAAGGGGCTGTTCACGGAATTTGAATTCAACGCGCTGGGCAAGCGCATGTTTGGAGATGAGTTCAAGGCCGGGCGCGGACGTCAGCTCGCCAAGGATGCTGCACCCCCGACGGAGACCGCCGCAGCCATGCCAGGCGATCTTTTTTCCATGGAGGAAACGACGCAGCAGACGGCCCACAACATGCGCAGCATCGCCGACACCGAGCATGCTTATCATCTGATCCGCACCCCGGAGGAACGCAGGAACTTCATCGTCGAACTGCAGGCGCAGCCGCAGTTCTGCTTTGACCTGGAGACGACTTCTCTGGACCCACGCGATACACAGATCGTGGGCATCGCTTTTTCATGGAAGGATGGTGAGGGCTGGTTTGTCCTGTTTCCACGGGACAAGGCTGAAGCGGCAGCGGTGCTGGAAGAATTCCGAGGTGTCTTCACCAATACCTCCCCTGCACCGGAAAGCCTTTCCGCCCCCTGGGACGGAGGCGATACCGTGCTGCCCGCCGGAGCTGCGGAGGGCATTGAGAAAATCGGGCATAACTTGAAGTTCGACCTCAGTGTGATGCTGGCACACGGGCTGGAGGTCGTGGGGCCGTTTTTCGACACCATGCTGGCACATTCGCTGATCGAGCCGGATCAGCGGCACGGCATGGACTATCTGGCGGAGTCCATGCTGGGATATACCCCGGTGCCGATCACGGCCCTGATTGGCACGGAGAAGAATGATCTTTTCAGCCAGAGCACGATGGCAGATGTGGCAGAGGCGGATCCCCAAAAGATCACGGACTATGCGGCCGAGGATGCGGATGTGACCTGGCAATTGGCGGCAAAGTTGCGCCCGCTGCTGCCCAAGCATGGGGCGGAGCGTGTGTTTTACGACATCGAATGTCCGCTGCTGCCCGTGCTGACAAAGATGGAAAACACGGGGGTGGCGATTGATGTGCAGGCCCTGCGTGAATTCGGTCTGGAGCTGGAAAAACGCGCCAACGAAATGCACCGCCGCATCCAGGAGGTGGCGGGCGGGCCCTTCAACCTGAACAGCCCGAAGCAGCTCGGTGAGGTGCTTTTCGAAAGACTGAAGCTGACGGACAAACCGAAGAAGACCTCCACCGGACAGTACCAGACGAATGAGCAGGTGCTGCAATCCCTGGCAGGTCTGCATCCGATCATTGCCGACATCCTGGAGTATCGTGAGGTGACGAAGCTGAAGAACACGTACGTGGACACCCTGCCGGGCACGGTTTCCAAAGTGACAGGCCGGGTGCACACAACCTTCCATCAACTGATGGCGGCAACGGGGCGCATGGCCTCCAGCAACCCGAACCTGCAAAACATCCCCATCCGGTCCGATTCCGGCAAGGAAATCCGCAAGGCCTTTGTGCCTGGCCAGGAAGGCTGGGTGCTGCTGAGCGCGGACTACAGCCAGGTGGAGCTGCGGGTGATGGCGGCGCTGAGCGAGGATGCGGCGATGATCGAGGCCTTCCAAAACGGTCACGACATCCATCAGGCCACAGCAGCCCGTGTCTATGGGGTCACTTTAGAAGGGACGCTGCCGGAGATGCGCCGCACGGCGAAGATGGTGAACTTTGGCATCATTTACGGCATCAGCGCCTTTGGCCTGTCCCAGCGACTGGGCATCCCGCGTGGGGAGGCGGCGACGATCATTGAGAACTACTTCAAGCAGTTCCCAGGCATCCATCGCTACATGGAGCAGATCGTCCAGGATGCGAAGCGTTACGGGTATGTGGAGACCATCACCGGCAGGCGGCGGGTGATCCGCGACATCGCCAGCGGCAATGCCAGCATTCGCGGCGGCGCGGAACGGATGGCGATGAATACGCCCATCCAGGGGACAGCGGCGGACATGATCAAGCTGGCGATGATCAACGTGGACAAGGCGCTGACCAATGCGGGTCTGAAGACCAAAATGCTGCTGCAAGTGCACGATGAACTGCTTTTTGAAGTGCCTGTGGATGAAGTCGAGCAGGCCAAGGAGCTCATTCTACGGGAGATGCAGAATGCACTGACGCTGGGGGATGTGCCGGTGGGTGTGGAAGCGGGCACCGGCCTGAACTGGCTGCAGGCGCACTGA
- a CDS encoding DUF3142 domain-containing protein, producing the protein MLRHVLRMALCAVFAISFLGCKPALVKRTAALPSEVYVWQRSWKPEITASVSNSKGWLQAYHLLAAEVRFEKGEVKTTRIQPDKAAMAGLRVGLVIRIFPSAAKTGWDVKAVVEVVDLVKSLVAEWPEGSLAEVQLDYDCPDSKLPDFTRLLTAVKEAVSPLPVSCTALPSWLREKEFADLAAVAPGYVLQVHSLHLPDSRGKRVALVDLEETDEAVARAVKIGVPFRVALPTYSCVVEFDAAGKVREVYAEDVPQALPLQSSNYLVLDADAYGMTTLVSKWRNEASPLMKSVVWYRLPVAGDRLNWSLDVMKQVVEGTPLKRGWKAECKANDSGVHEIRLRQAGDAPDDLPLVAVVTWRGAEPAAADALRGYRMIGSGPGYLGLELEDPGRLPRAAPGTEMVIGWLRLEREAKEMNVSLKAAQ; encoded by the coding sequence ATGCTACGACACGTTTTGCGAATGGCTCTCTGCGCTGTGTTCGCGATCAGCTTCCTGGGTTGCAAGCCTGCCCTGGTAAAACGCACCGCTGCGCTTCCATCGGAAGTGTATGTCTGGCAGCGGTCGTGGAAGCCGGAGATCACGGCCAGTGTCAGCAACTCCAAGGGCTGGCTGCAGGCTTATCATTTGCTGGCGGCAGAAGTCCGTTTTGAAAAAGGGGAGGTGAAGACCACCAGGATCCAGCCAGACAAAGCGGCCATGGCCGGGCTGCGAGTGGGCCTGGTCATCCGCATTTTTCCCTCGGCGGCCAAAACCGGCTGGGATGTGAAGGCGGTGGTGGAAGTCGTGGATCTGGTCAAATCCCTGGTGGCCGAATGGCCGGAGGGCAGTCTGGCGGAGGTGCAACTGGACTACGACTGCCCGGACTCAAAACTGCCCGATTTTACCCGTCTGCTGACCGCTGTGAAAGAAGCTGTTTCTCCTTTGCCCGTTTCCTGCACGGCCTTGCCCTCCTGGTTGAGGGAGAAAGAGTTTGCCGACCTCGCGGCCGTTGCCCCGGGTTACGTCTTGCAGGTGCACTCGCTGCATTTGCCAGATTCGCGAGGCAAGAGAGTCGCCCTGGTTGATTTGGAAGAGACGGATGAAGCGGTGGCCAGGGCGGTTAAAATCGGGGTTCCTTTCCGCGTGGCCCTGCCGACTTATTCTTGTGTGGTCGAGTTTGATGCGGCCGGCAAGGTGCGGGAGGTCTATGCTGAAGATGTGCCTCAGGCACTGCCTCTGCAGAGCTCGAATTATCTGGTGCTGGATGCGGATGCCTATGGGATGACCACCCTCGTTTCTAAATGGAGAAATGAGGCATCACCACTGATGAAATCGGTGGTCTGGTATCGCCTGCCAGTGGCGGGGGACCGACTGAACTGGAGCCTGGATGTAATGAAGCAGGTCGTTGAGGGGACGCCTTTGAAACGCGGGTGGAAAGCTGAATGCAAGGCCAATGACAGCGGCGTCCATGAGATCCGCCTGCGTCAGGCTGGCGATGCGCCGGATGATCTGCCTCTGGTGGCCGTTGTGACCTGGAGAGGCGCTGAGCCAGCCGCCGCAGATGCATTGCGGGGGTATCGCATGATCGGCTCCGGCCCAGGCTATCTGGGATTGGAGCTGGAAGATCCTGGGCGGTTGCCCAGGGCGGCTCCGGGGACTGAAATGGTGATCGGCTGGCTGCGGTTGGAAAGGGAGGCGAAAGAGATGAATGTATCTTTAAAAGCTGCGCAGTGA
- the ilvD gene encoding dihydroxy-acid dehydratase, translating into MAISDTIKKGAMRAPHRSLLRATGVIQSEDDWDKPFIAIANSFVQIIPGHAHLDVVGRKVREAVREAGGVPFEFNCIGVDDGIAMGHGGMKYSLASRELIADCIETMLRAHCFDGVVCIPNCDKIVPGMMMGAARVNIPSIFVSGGPMKSGTDPVTGRSLNLASVFEAVGQLSSNTITEQQLTTIEKNACPTCGSCSGMFTANSMNCLCEALGWALPGNGSILATDPARDALFQRAGRTIVRLVRDNVRPSDLLTRESFENALALDMAMGGSSNTVLHTIAIAHEAGVPLSMADFNTLAERVPHICKVAPSGSYYMEDVDRAGGISAILKSLATRPGLIHPDSMTVSGLTLGETISTAEVKDEDVIRSLDKAYSPKGGLAVLFGNLAPDGCVVKTAGVSPGMMQFTGTAVIFESQEAANLGILGGQVKAGDVVVIRYEGPRGGPGMQEMLAPTAAIAGRGLGDSVALITDGRFSGATRGGAIGHVSPEAAAGGPIALIEAGDRIEIDIPARGLNLLVSAEVLSERRQRWTPPAPKARSGYLARYAAMVTSADQGAILKVGG; encoded by the coding sequence ATGGCCATCAGCGACACCATCAAAAAAGGGGCGATGCGCGCCCCGCACCGCAGCCTCCTCCGCGCCACCGGCGTGATCCAGTCCGAAGACGATTGGGACAAGCCTTTCATTGCCATCGCCAATTCCTTTGTCCAGATCATTCCGGGGCATGCGCACCTGGATGTGGTGGGCCGCAAGGTGCGCGAAGCAGTGCGGGAAGCGGGCGGCGTGCCATTTGAGTTCAACTGCATCGGTGTGGATGACGGCATCGCCATGGGGCATGGCGGCATGAAGTATTCCCTGGCTTCACGAGAGCTCATTGCCGATTGCATCGAGACCATGCTGAGGGCGCATTGCTTCGATGGTGTGGTGTGCATCCCGAACTGCGACAAGATCGTGCCAGGCATGATGATGGGAGCAGCCCGGGTGAACATCCCCTCCATCTTCGTTTCCGGCGGCCCGATGAAGTCAGGCACAGATCCGGTGACCGGCCGATCCCTGAATCTGGCCTCGGTGTTCGAGGCCGTGGGGCAGCTATCCTCCAATACCATCACCGAACAGCAGCTCACGACGATCGAAAAGAATGCCTGTCCCACCTGCGGTTCGTGCTCGGGCATGTTCACGGCGAATTCAATGAACTGCCTGTGCGAGGCCCTGGGTTGGGCGCTGCCTGGCAATGGTTCCATCCTGGCCACCGATCCGGCACGCGATGCCCTTTTCCAACGGGCAGGCCGGACCATCGTGCGTCTGGTGCGGGACAATGTGAGGCCATCGGATCTGCTGACCCGTGAATCCTTTGAGAATGCCCTGGCTCTGGACATGGCCATGGGCGGCTCCTCAAATACAGTTCTGCACACCATCGCCATTGCCCATGAAGCAGGGGTGCCGCTGAGCATGGCCGACTTCAATACCCTGGCCGAACGGGTGCCGCATATCTGCAAGGTCGCCCCTTCCGGTTCCTATTACATGGAGGATGTGGACCGCGCAGGGGGGATATCGGCCATCTTAAAATCCCTGGCTACCAGACCGGGCCTTATCCATCCAGACAGCATGACGGTGAGCGGCCTAACTTTGGGTGAAACCATCTCCACGGCTGAAGTGAAGGATGAGGATGTGATCCGCTCGCTCGACAAAGCTTATTCGCCCAAGGGCGGGCTGGCCGTGCTCTTTGGAAACCTGGCACCGGATGGCTGCGTGGTGAAGACCGCAGGCGTGAGCCCTGGGATGATGCAGTTCACCGGCACCGCCGTCATCTTTGAATCCCAGGAAGCGGCCAACCTGGGGATTCTGGGCGGACAGGTGAAGGCGGGTGATGTGGTGGTGATCCGTTATGAAGGCCCGCGCGGAGGGCCCGGCATGCAGGAGATGCTGGCTCCCACCGCAGCCATCGCGGGACGCGGGCTCGGAGATTCCGTGGCCCTCATCACCGATGGCCGTTTCTCTGGTGCCACCCGTGGCGGAGCCATCGGTCATGTGTCCCCGGAAGCGGCAGCCGGGGGCCCCATCGCCCTCATCGAAGCGGGTGACCGCATTGAGATCGACATTCCCGCGCGCGGTTTGAATCTGCTGGTTTCCGCCGAGGTGCTGAGCGAGCGCCGGCAACGCTGGACACCGCCTGCCCCGAAAGCCCGCAGCGGTTATCTGGCTCGTTATGCGGCCATGGTCACCAGCGCCGATCAGGGAGCGATCCTGAAGGTGGGAGGATGA
- a CDS encoding LysR substrate-binding domain-containing protein, which produces MSYSLREIECFIAVAEALSFTRAAKRLNMAQPPLSRHIRTLEEKIGAQLFSREPRRVSLTAAGSLFYDDIRNVPRLLNRAGEAARRCSAGETARLRLGFVSAVMNDELVDSFRRYRERHPGVQIMLHDSSPNDQLKAIAEGRLDGGFVGIIPPVRPPGIQFMAWHQEPLVCFVPSGHRLAGSQSVALKALAEESFIAVSHESAPAFASHMQELCKAAGFRPRIILESPRAQAVALMVAAGSGVALLPAALAQFMKTSVHAIPLKGSPKITHVFACQKGRAVGPLGHLLQLLKARKLA; this is translated from the coding sequence ATGAGTTATTCCCTTCGCGAAATTGAGTGCTTCATCGCTGTGGCCGAGGCCCTGTCCTTCACCCGTGCGGCCAAACGCCTGAACATGGCCCAGCCGCCTTTGTCCCGGCACATCCGCACGCTCGAGGAGAAGATTGGGGCGCAACTTTTCTCGCGTGAACCCAGGCGTGTCTCCCTCACCGCCGCGGGCAGTCTGTTCTATGATGACATCCGCAATGTGCCCCGCCTGTTAAACAGGGCAGGGGAGGCGGCCCGGCGATGCTCTGCCGGGGAGACTGCAAGGCTGAGGCTGGGTTTTGTGAGTGCGGTGATGAATGATGAACTGGTGGACAGCTTTCGCCGCTACCGCGAGCGCCATCCGGGGGTGCAGATCATGCTGCATGACAGCTCTCCCAACGACCAGCTCAAGGCGATCGCCGAGGGGCGGCTAGACGGCGGTTTTGTCGGAATCATCCCTCCGGTTAGGCCGCCGGGCATCCAGTTCATGGCCTGGCATCAGGAGCCGTTGGTCTGCTTTGTACCCTCGGGACATCGGCTGGCAGGTTCCCAAAGCGTGGCTTTAAAAGCGTTGGCGGAGGAGTCCTTCATCGCAGTCTCGCATGAGTCCGCTCCGGCCTTCGCAAGCCATATGCAGGAGCTTTGCAAAGCGGCAGGTTTCCGCCCGCGCATCATTCTGGAATCCCCTCGTGCACAGGCGGTGGCGCTGATGGTGGCAGCAGGCTCCGGGGTGGCCTTGCTGCCTGCCGCACTGGCTCAGTTCATGAAGACCTCCGTTCATGCCATCCCGTTGAAGGGCAGCCCGAAGATCACCCATGTCTTTGCCTGCCAGAAAGGTCGCGCGGTGGGGCCGCTGGGCCATCTGCTTCAATTGCTGAAGGCACGGAAGCTGGCCTGA
- a CDS encoding 6-bladed beta-propeller, translating into MKRRTLLAAAGTVLSAPFIKAQSKTSLQGAIIGHGAHRYQVDLEWCKAKRETHPVKDCHEMVMDAQKRLIMITNEARNNILIFDKEGHVLDAWTLRLKAGHGLSLDTRDGQEYLWLCDSSGASVIKTSLKGEVLLKLPHAKDCGAYDATSKYAPTEAAVAPNGDVYVADGYGSQFILQFDAQGKFIRKFGGLSSQAMNPGKFMQAHGVTIDLRGPEPLVLCTERIRNEFHWFTLAGEYVRSVYLPGAFMSRPVISGDLLLSGVCFGMKPGDYRMWRDRGFILILDKDNRVISAPGGQAPEYEGDQVKLLLQDQPVFRNVHDVCVDDAGDLYGCQWNADKAYPYKLRKV; encoded by the coding sequence ATGAAACGCCGTACCCTCCTCGCCGCCGCCGGCACCGTCTTGAGTGCCCCTTTTATCAAGGCTCAAAGCAAGACCTCCCTCCAGGGTGCCATCATCGGCCATGGAGCCCATCGTTATCAGGTGGACCTGGAATGGTGCAAGGCAAAGCGGGAGACACACCCCGTCAAGGACTGTCACGAAATGGTCATGGACGCCCAGAAGCGCCTGATCATGATCACCAACGAGGCCCGCAATAACATCCTGATTTTCGACAAAGAGGGCCACGTCCTCGATGCCTGGACACTCCGCCTTAAAGCGGGCCATGGCCTTTCACTCGATACCCGCGATGGCCAGGAATACTTGTGGTTATGCGATTCCTCAGGCGCATCCGTCATCAAGACCAGCCTCAAGGGGGAGGTGCTCCTCAAACTCCCGCATGCCAAGGACTGCGGAGCCTATGATGCAACCAGCAAATACGCCCCGACTGAGGCTGCCGTCGCTCCCAATGGCGATGTCTATGTGGCGGACGGTTATGGCTCACAGTTCATCCTTCAGTTCGATGCCCAGGGGAAGTTTATCCGCAAGTTCGGCGGTCTCAGCAGCCAGGCCATGAACCCCGGCAAGTTCATGCAGGCCCATGGCGTCACCATCGACCTTCGTGGCCCGGAACCCCTGGTGCTTTGCACGGAGCGTATCCGCAATGAGTTCCATTGGTTTACCCTGGCGGGGGAATACGTGCGCTCGGTCTACCTGCCGGGTGCCTTTATGAGTCGGCCGGTCATCTCTGGCGACCTGTTGCTCTCAGGTGTCTGCTTTGGCATGAAACCGGGGGACTATCGCATGTGGCGGGACCGGGGCTTTATCCTCATTCTGGACAAGGACAACCGCGTCATCTCCGCCCCCGGTGGCCAGGCTCCTGAATACGAGGGAGACCAGGTGAAGCTGCTGCTCCAAGACCAGCCCGTCTTCCGCAATGTCCACGATGTATGCGTGGATGATGCCGGTGACCTGTATGGCTGCCAGTGGAATGCGGACAAGGCCTATCCTTATAAGCTCAGGAAAGTATAA
- a CDS encoding transglutaminase family protein, with protein MRYNIIHRTTYTYESAVTVGHYMARLEPRALPFQECPWHELTIRPTPMQRSERSDYYGNTNVYFEIEGSHQKLEVIARSLVEVERAEPFDPAKTPAWESIRDACRSDVFNPATAAGELTFASTLIPIGPLFAEYARPSFPPKRPILEAVSDLNRRINTDFIFDPKATDVATPVEKVLKQRRGVCQDFAQVMIACIRSLGLPARYVSGYLETMPPPGVVKLVGADASHAWVSVYCGETCGWMDADPTNNVLPSERHITVAWGRDFSDVSPLRGVTIGAGKQHLAVAVDVLPDLE; from the coding sequence ATGCGCTACAACATTATTCATCGCACCACCTACACGTATGAAAGTGCGGTCACCGTCGGTCATTACATGGCTCGCCTGGAGCCGCGCGCGCTGCCCTTTCAGGAGTGCCCGTGGCATGAGCTGACTATCCGCCCGACGCCCATGCAGCGGTCTGAACGCTCAGACTACTATGGCAATACCAATGTCTATTTTGAGATTGAAGGCTCTCACCAGAAATTGGAAGTCATCGCCCGCAGCCTGGTCGAGGTGGAGCGTGCTGAACCCTTCGATCCAGCCAAAACTCCCGCCTGGGAATCCATCCGCGACGCCTGCCGCAGTGATGTCTTCAACCCTGCCACTGCGGCTGGCGAGCTCACTTTTGCATCCACTCTTATTCCTATCGGCCCGCTGTTTGCCGAGTATGCACGGCCTTCTTTCCCCCCCAAGCGTCCCATCCTTGAAGCTGTGAGCGACCTCAACCGCCGCATCAACACGGACTTCATTTTCGACCCCAAGGCCACCGATGTCGCCACCCCCGTTGAGAAAGTTTTGAAGCAGCGGCGTGGTGTCTGCCAGGACTTCGCCCAGGTCATGATCGCCTGCATCCGCTCCCTCGGTCTGCCTGCCCGCTACGTCAGCGGTTACCTCGAAACCATGCCTCCTCCCGGAGTTGTGAAACTCGTCGGTGCCGATGCCTCCCATGCCTGGGTCTCCGTCTATTGCGGTGAGACCTGCGGCTGGATGGATGCCGACCCCACCAACAACGTACTGCCTTCCGAGCGCCACATCACCGTCGCCTGGGGGCGTGATTTCAGCGATGTCAGCCCCCTGCGCGGCGTCACCATCGGTGCTGGCAAACAACATCTCGCGGTCGCCGTGGATGTGCTGCCAGACCTTGAGTAG